TCGGGGGCGGGAAAGGGCGTAGGTCGGGTTAGCGCAGCGTAACCCGACAGGCCGCGGCGAGTGTCGGGTTACGCCTTTCAGGCTAACCCGAACTACGACGGGGCTGTCATTCGTCCGCCAGCTTCAACCCCAGCCCGCCGCCGGCGGTGGCGATGTTGCTGCTCGGGGTATCGTCCTCCTCCAGACTGAAGGATTCGCTCTTCTCGGCCAGGGCCTGCTCGGCGTCCTCGGCCGTGAGATTGATGCGCAGGCGCAGGTTGTTGGGGGAGTCGGCATTGCGCAGCGCCTCTTCCAGGCTGATCCGGCCTTCCATGTAGAGGTTGTACAGCGCCATGTCGAAGGTCTGCATGCCGAGGTTCTCGGATTTCTCCATGACCTCCTTGATCTCGTGCACATCGCCGCGGCGCACCAGTTCCTTGACCAGCGGGGTGCCCAGCAGGATCTCGATCGCCGCGGTGCGCTGGCCGTCGACGGTCTGCACCAGGCGCTGGGAGATGAAGGCGCGCAGGTTCAGCGACAGGTCCAGCAGCAACTGGTCGCGCTTCTCCTCGGGGAAGAAGTTGATGATGCGGTCCAGCGCCTGGTTGGCGTTGTTGGCGTGCAGGGTGGACAGGCAGAGGTGGCCGGTCTCGGCGAAGGAGATGGCATGCTCCATGGTCTCGCGATGGCGGATCTCGCCGATCAGGATCACGTCCGGCGCCTGGCGCAGGGTGTTGGCCAGGGCGTCTTCATAGGAATCGGTGTCCAGCCCGACCTCGCGCTGGTTGACGATGGACTTCTTGTGCGAGTGGATGAACTCGATCGGATCCTCGATGGTGATGATGTGGCCGGTGGCGTTGGTGTTGCGATAGTCGATCAGCGAGGCCAGCGAGGTGGACTTGCCCGAGCCGGTCGCGCCCACGAACAGCACCAGGCCGCGCTTGCTCATCAACACGTCGGTGAGGATGGGCGGCAGCCCCAGGTCCTGCCACGCCGGGATATCGGTCTTGATGTTGCGCACCACCATGCCGATGCTGTTGCGCTGCTTGAAGATGTTGACGCGGAAGCGGCCGACATTGTGCTCGGAGATGGCCAGGTTCATTTCCGGCTTCTTCTCGAAGTCCTTCTGCTGGGTTTCGCTCATCAGCGAGTAGGCGATCTCGCGGATGCGCTCCGGCGTCATGGTGGCCTTCTCCACCACCTTGAGTTGGCCATGGAACTTGGCGCAGGGCGGCGCCCCCGTGCTCAGGTAGAGGTCGGAGGCGTCCTTCATGACCATGATCTTGAGATAATCCTTGAATTCCATTCTTATTCACCCCGGGATGACGAATTAAATCCGCAATTGGAAGTTCTCTATTGTGTCGGCCCGCCGGCATGGGGCTTGAGACGTCGGCGCCAGCCCCGGACAGGCCGTCATTGCGAGGCGCGCAGCGCCGTGGCAATCTCCAACCGGTTGATTCTGCGTGACGAGATTGCCGCGCTGCGCTCGCAATGACGGGAAAATCCGACTGGCGGGGACGTTTTCAGCGTCGGCCGCCAGTGCGTAACATGGCGTAAACTTGCGAGAAAACACGACATTAAGGACCCCGTGTGAACCCCGTCACATTTGAGGAGATTGCCGCCGGGCTGCCGGAGATCCTGCGCGAGGATGTCCAGCGGGCCTGGGCGCGCTACCGCGAGCGTGCGGAGACCGAGGACATGCGCATCCCGGCGCATCCGGATTTCCTGCGCCCCCTGGCCCGGGTCTGGGCCGCGAGCGAGTATGTCGCTCAGAGTTGCGAGCGCGAGCCCGGGCTGCTGGCCGAACTGCTGGAGTCCGGTGAACTGCTTGCCGATACCGCGCGCGGCGAGTTGCGGGCCCGGGCCGAGACGGCGACCGCCGAGGCGCTCAACGCCTTCGACCTGGGCGAGGCCCTGCGCCGTTTCCGCCGCCGCGAGATGGTGCGCATCGCCTGGCGCGACCTGGCCGGCTGGGCCGGGCTGGACGAGGTGCTGCGCGAGCTGACCGAGTTGGCCACGGCTTGTCTGCAGGTGACGCTGGAGCGGCTCCATGCCTGGCTGTGCAGGGAGCTGGGCACGCCGAAGGACAGCGCCGGCCGGCCCCAGTCGCTGGTGGTGCTGGGGATGGGCAAGCTGGGGGCTGGGGAGTTGAACTTCTCCTCCGACATCGACCTGATCTTCGCCTACCCCGAGCCCGGTCGGCTGGGCAAGCGCGACGGCCTGAGTTACGAGGAATTCTTCACCCGTCTTGGCCAGCAGCTGATCGATACGCTGAACCGTCAGACCGGCGAGGGCTTCGTCTACCGGGTGGACATGCGGCTGCGGCCCTATGGCGACAGCGGCCCGCTGGTGATGGATTTCGACATGCTGGAGGAGTACTACCAGTCCCAGGGTCGGGAGTGGGAGCGCTATGCCCTGATCAAGGCGCATCCGGTGGCGGGCGACCCGGACCAGGCCGCCGAACTGATGGAACTGCTGCGGCCCTTTATCTACCGCCGCTACCTGGACTACGGCGCCTTCGAGCAGCTGCGCGAAATGAAGGCCATGATCACGCGCCAGGTCCAGAGGCGCGGCATGGAGGACAACATCAAGCTCGGCCCCGGCGGCATCCGCGAGGTGGAGTTCATCGCCCAGGCCTTCCAGCTCATCCGCGGCGGCCAGGAGGCGCGCCTGCGGCTGCGCCAGGTGCAGGACGTGCTGCGCAACCTGGCCCGGCTGGACCTGCTGCCGGGCTTCGCCGTCGAGCGCCTGATCCAGGCCTACGGCTTCCTGCGCCGGACCGAGAACCGGCTGCAGGCGTTCGCCGACGAGCAGACCCACGAACTGCCCACCGACGCGGCCGGGCAGGCCCGGCTGGCCCTGGCCATGGACTTCCCCGACTGGGCGGCGTTTCTCAAGCAGCTGGACCGGCACCGTCGCTTCGTCGAGGAGCAGTTCCAGCAGGTGTTCGGCTCGCCCCACACCAGCGAGGAGGGCGACCGCGAGACCGAGGCCCTGGCCGGCCTGTGGCAGGACCAGCTCGACGAGGAGGCCGCCCTGGCCCTGCTGCATGAGATCGGCTTCGAGCATCCCGACGAGGCCCGTCGGCTGCTGGGCCAGCTGCATCACAGCCTGGAAAGCCGCGCCATGGGCAAGCGCGGGCGCGATCGCCTCGACCGCCTGATGCCGCTGCTGCTGGCGGCCATCGGCGAGGCGCGCGACCCCAACGAGACCCTGGCCCGGCTGGCGCGGCTGCTGGAGACCATCAGCGGGCGCAGCGCCTACCTGGCCCTGCTGGTGGAAAACCCCATGGCGCTGTCGCAGCTGGTCCAGCTGTGCGACGCCAGTCCCTGGATCGCCGCCGAGTTGACCCGCCATCCCATCCTGCTCGACGAACTGCTGGACCCGCGCACCCTCTACACCCCGCCCGGCCGGGAACAGCTGGAGGCGATGCTCGAGCGGCGC
This sequence is a window from Thiohalobacter thiocyanaticus. Protein-coding genes within it:
- the glnE gene encoding bifunctional [glutamate--ammonia ligase]-adenylyl-L-tyrosine phosphorylase/[glutamate--ammonia-ligase] adenylyltransferase — its product is MNPVTFEEIAAGLPEILREDVQRAWARYRERAETEDMRIPAHPDFLRPLARVWAASEYVAQSCEREPGLLAELLESGELLADTARGELRARAETATAEALNAFDLGEALRRFRRREMVRIAWRDLAGWAGLDEVLRELTELATACLQVTLERLHAWLCRELGTPKDSAGRPQSLVVLGMGKLGAGELNFSSDIDLIFAYPEPGRLGKRDGLSYEEFFTRLGQQLIDTLNRQTGEGFVYRVDMRLRPYGDSGPLVMDFDMLEEYYQSQGREWERYALIKAHPVAGDPDQAAELMELLRPFIYRRYLDYGAFEQLREMKAMITRQVQRRGMEDNIKLGPGGIREVEFIAQAFQLIRGGQEARLRLRQVQDVLRNLARLDLLPGFAVERLIQAYGFLRRTENRLQAFADEQTHELPTDAAGQARLALAMDFPDWAAFLKQLDRHRRFVEEQFQQVFGSPHTSEEGDRETEALAGLWQDQLDEEAALALLHEIGFEHPDEARRLLGQLHHSLESRAMGKRGRDRLDRLMPLLLAAIGEARDPNETLARLARLLETISGRSAYLALLVENPMALSQLVQLCDASPWIAAELTRHPILLDELLDPRTLYTPPGREQLEAMLERRFENIAPDDLETQMDALRHFKQMAVLRVAAADVAGATPLMVVSDYLTAIAELVVQKVLAITWDHLVARHGAPRCGTGKARRDAGFAIIGYGKLGGIELGYGSDLDLVFLNDGEGEEACTEGAKPLDNAVFFARLGQRIIHLLNTLTPAGVLYEVDMRLRPSGASGLLVTDMAAFAAYQHEEAWTWEHQALVRARGVAGDPDTLAAFEAVRREVLCRRRDPERLRREVRDMRSRMRTELAVRESGRFDLKQGPGGIADIEFIVQYGVLRWAHAHPDLVRYSDNIRLLEGLTGAGLMAEDDVRVLSNAYRAYRKRVHNLTLQEVPAVVYEGEFVQTRSAVLGIWKRIFESQES
- a CDS encoding PilT/PilU family type 4a pilus ATPase, which gives rise to MEFKDYLKIMVMKDASDLYLSTGAPPCAKFHGQLKVVEKATMTPERIREIAYSLMSETQQKDFEKKPEMNLAISEHNVGRFRVNIFKQRNSIGMVVRNIKTDIPAWQDLGLPPILTDVLMSKRGLVLFVGATGSGKSTSLASLIDYRNTNATGHIITIEDPIEFIHSHKKSIVNQREVGLDTDSYEDALANTLRQAPDVILIGEIRHRETMEHAISFAETGHLCLSTLHANNANQALDRIINFFPEEKRDQLLLDLSLNLRAFISQRLVQTVDGQRTAAIEILLGTPLVKELVRRGDVHEIKEVMEKSENLGMQTFDMALYNLYMEGRISLEEALRNADSPNNLRLRINLTAEDAEQALAEKSESFSLEEDDTPSSNIATAGGGLGLKLADE